Proteins from a single region of Festucalex cinctus isolate MCC-2025b chromosome 19, RoL_Fcin_1.0, whole genome shotgun sequence:
- the fam135b gene encoding protein FAM135B isoform X1, with amino-acid sequence MSEVQGTLEFSIELHKFHNVDLFQRGFYQVRTGLKVSPRVLHRLIVTTQDNAAGECSFSSPGVYDGTVFSRTFQILYRNEDITVNDSMLFKVHLLLDGERVEEALSEVDFQLKLDLHFTDNEQQLADIVSVPLISSRTLNLHFHPQRGLHHHVPVMFDYFHLSVISVSIHASLVALHQPLISFARTGKGSWLGKGSPESTSDPAAISVENLMFGAGYCRPIISEGSFYVPSEDCMQRAHAWHRRLCRLLLSAHGGLSSYCTALIKEVPQIQQMPVDTEVLPVEETLNQLAIQLQLQEGREKVAEQISKDVGHLCTQLTTLWGGFLEAAVLNPHVLSYLAQEHHTLRVRRFSEAYFFTEHPKGTSLIFQEELINKQGQIAAEVRCSDYLAKMPPLPVECLDIDGDWNSLPIIFEDRYVEFSQTEWVPHVPVLATSDDQTDLGAVIMTANRTHPSGLRSKCFEVSQDPSDSDDCMDLTTYVSLIGKQANCRHSQDILPMEESTERPVADLQESKDISVEESYSSGLGKSAGLDSCQPEVQKNGSVDLVQEDPINHYDASKDNISQKNEDNLFDMSIPLNQFLEDDCEDAPVSNPVASAHSVSSSSPGGLRKEVPHRGGSVLSKIIKRSSSVISDSGIESEPSSVAWPVEAALRSRPPLDFSSERQKVFRHPVLRSSLEGLQMESNGSIPSGGIQASLTSISSLPYEDEREQSHGGKLTKSMSAPQISSPDEEVHASSSLHQHSDQIHFSLNSEQSESSVLDTSSMTNNSTEGTVSWAMSNRPQNVLELYKSDSALDCESVQGPPVKESPVMNCHEENVNHRIIGVSVSVEDVLLAPLEALPCSSGHKPSAHKSAMDQQSVINVDESQTLHQTVFHNQESTTLLEFDSLLSSQGCDLTTPTNDGITSHVDHMSDNDATDDQTKPSKVPNSGLAFVNKKMVEVVNMSVSCAPTCLPFSSVLRDSPSVSGMSTRQTTSPITNQPLGSFGIISSTLASHLGMDHEANERMLSFFKAKEELFKGMSFQGGLYSDQPLLASDLPYFPPEEDDEEFDDGIHLVVCVHGLDGNSADLRLVKTFIELGLPGSRLDFLMSERNQTDTFADFDTMTDRLLDEIIQHIQLYNLTIGRISFIGHSLGNVIIRSVLTRPRFRCYLPRLHTFLSLSGPHLGTLYNNSTLVSTGLWLMQKLKKSGSLLQLTFRDHMDPRKTFLYLLSQKPGLQFFKNVVLVASPQDRYVPFHSARIEMCKTALRDKTTGPVYTEMINNLLQPLVEAKDCRLIRQNVFHALPNTANTLIGRAAHIAVLDSELFLEKFFLVAGLDYFK; translated from the exons ATGTCTGAAGTCCAGGGAACTTTAGAGTTTTCCATAGAGTTGCACAAATTTCACAATGTGGATCTTTTTCAGAGAGG GTTCTACCAGGTACGAACAGGTTTGAAGGTCTCCCCTCGCGTGCTCCACAGGTTAATAGTGACGACACAAGATAATGCAG CAGGCGAATGCAGCTTCAGCTCCCCGGGGGTGTACGACGGCACCGTGTTCAGTCGGACATTCCAGATCCTTTACAGGAATGAGGATATCACCGTCAACGACAGCATGCTCTTCAAAGTGCATCTGCTGCTGGATGGGGAGCGG GTGGAGGAGGCCCTCAGCGAGGTGGACTTCCAATTGAAGCTGGATCTTCACTTCACTGACAACGAGCAACA GTTAGCCGACATCGTGTCCGTCCCATTGATCAGCAGCCGCACCCTCAACCTCCACTTCCACCCGCAGCGAGGCTTGCATCATCATGTTCCCGTCATGTTCGACTACTTCCACCTGTCGGTCATTTCGGTCTCCATCCACGCCTCACTGGTTGCCTTACATCAGCCGCTGATCAG CTTTGCTCGCACAGGAAAGGGATCGTGGCTGGGAAAAGGTTCACCAGAGAGCACCAGTGATCCAGCTGCAATCTCTGTGGAAAACCTCATGTTCGGAGCAGGCTACTGCAGGCCCATCATCTCCGAG GGGAGCTTTTATGTGCCCAGTGAGGACTGCATGCAGAGAGCGCACGCTTGGCACAGAAGACTTTGTCGCCTCCTGCTGTCCGCTCATGGTGGTCTCAGCAGCTACTGCACTGCTCTGATCAAGGAGGTGCCGCAAATACAGCAGATGCCAGTGGACACAG AAGTCCTGCCTGTCGAAGAGACACTAAATCAGCTCGCAATACAGTTACAG CTGCAGGAGGGCCGCGAGAAGGTGGCCGAGCAGATCAGCAAGGACGTGGGCCACCTTTGCACGCAGCTGACCACCCTGTGGGGCGGCTTCCTGGAGGCGGCCGTGCTCAACCCCCACGTCCTGTCCTACTTGGCTCAGGAGCACCACACGCTCAGG GTGAGGAGGTTTTCGGAAGCATACTTCTTCACGGAGCATCCCAAAGGGACATCGCTGATATTTCAGGAGGAGCT AATCAACAAACAGGGCCAGATTGCAGCAGAAGTGCGCTGTTCCGACTACTTGGCCAAAATGCCCCCTTTGCCTGTCGAGTGCCTGGACATTGATGGCGACTGGAACAGCCTTCCGATCATCTTTGAGGACAGATATGTGGAGTTTTCTCAAACAG AGTGGGTCCCCCATGTGCCCGTTCTTGCAACATCCGACGATCAGACCGACTTGGGTGCTGTCATCATGACTGCCAACAGGACTCACCCAAGTGGTCTGAGGTCCAAATGCTTTGAAGTGTCCCAGGATCCTTCCGATAGTGACGACTGCATGGATTTGACCACGTATGTGTCACTTATTGGAAAGCAGGCCAACTgcagacattctcaggatattCTTCCTATGGAGGAATCAACAGAACGACCAGTAGCAGATCTGCAAGAGTCGAAGGATATCTCGGTCGAGGAAAGCTATAGTTCAGGTCTAGGAAAATCTGCAGGTCTTGATTCTTGTCAACCAGAAGTCCAAAAGAATGGGAGTGTGGATCTTGTTCAAGAAGATCCCATCAACCATTATGACGCATCAAAGGACAACATTAGCCAAAAGAATGAGGACAATTTGTTTGACATGTCTATCCCATTAAATCAGTTCTTGGAGGACGACTGTGAGGATGCTCCGGTTAGCAATCCAGTGGCTTCTGCCCATTCTGTTTCATCATCCTCACCTGGTGGTCTCAGAAAGGAGGTGCCCCATCGAGGAGGTTCGGTCCTCTCCAAGATCATAAAGCGTTCGTCCTCGGTCATTTCAGACTCTGGTATCGAGAGCGAGCCCAGCTCCGTTGCGTGGCCCGTTGAAGCGGCGCTACGGAGTCGACCCCCGTTGGATTTCTCCAGCGAACGTCAGAAAGTGTTTCGCCACCCGGTCCTTCGCAGCTCTTTGGAGGGTCTGCAGATGGAGAGCAATGGTAGCATTCCAAGCGGAGGCATTCAGGCCTCGTTGACGTCCATCAGTTCCCTGCCTTACGAGGACGAACGGGAGCAGAGCCACGGCGGTAAGCTAACCAAATCCATGTCTGCGCCACAGATCAGTAGCCCCGACGAGGAAGTACACGCCTCAAGTAGTTTACACCAACACTCCGATCAAATCCATTTTTCTTTGAATTCGGAGCAGTCGGAATCATCAGTTTTAGACACAAGTTCAATGACAAACAATAGCACCGAAGGGACTGTCAGTTGGGCAATGTCAAATCGTCCTCAAAACGTTTTAGAGCTCTACAAATCTGACTCGGCGCTCGATTGCGAGTCTGTGCAGGGCCCTCCCGTCAAGGAGAGTCCTGTTATGAACTGCCATGAGGAGAATGTAAATCATCGCATTATCGGAGTGAGCGTCTCTGTGGAGGACGTGCTTCTTGCGCCTTTGGAAGCACTTCCCTGCAGTAGTGGACACAAGCCAAGTGCTCATAAAAGCGCAATGGACCAGCAGAGTGTCATCAACGTCGATGAGAGCCAAACTCTCCACCAGACTGTATTTCATAACCAGGAGTCCACAACACTTTTAGAATTTGATTCTTTGCTATCTTCGCAAGGCTGTGACCTCACAACGCCGACAAACGATGGGATCACGTCGCACGTTGACCACATGTCGGATAACGACGCGACAGACGACCAGACGAAACCTTCGAAGGTGCCCAACTCGGGTCTGGCCTTCGTCAATAAGAAGATGGTGGAGGTGGTGAACATGTCGGTGTCGTGCGCGCCCACCTGTCTGCCCTTTTCCTCCGTTCTAAGAGACTCTCCGTCCGTGAGTGGCATGTCCACTCGCCAGACTACCTCACCGATTACCAATCAACCCCTGGGATCGTTTGGTATCATCTCATCAACGTTGGCCAGCCATCTTGGAATGGATCACGAGGCCAACGAACGCATGctcag TTTCTTCAAAGCCAAAGAGGAGCTGTTTAAAGGGATGAGCTTCCAGGGCGGCCTCTACAGCGACCAACCTCTGCTGGCATCTGACCTGCCCTACTTCCCCCCcgaggaggacgacgaggagTTTGACGACGGCATCCACTTGGTGGTGTGTGTGCACGGACTCGATG GAAACAGCGCAGACCTTCGCCTGGTGAAGACGTTCATTGAGTTAGGCCTGCCAGGATCCCGGCTGGACTTCCTCATGTCTGAAAGAAACCAG ACTGACACCTTTGCTGATTTTGACACCATGACGGACAGATTGCTGGATGAGATTATTCAGCACATCCAGTTGTACAATCTCACCATAGGCAGAATAAG CTTCATCGGCCACTCTCTGGGGAACGTCATCATCCGCTCGGTGCTGACGAGGCCTCGCTTCCGCTGCTATCTGCCCAGGTTGCATACTTTCCTCTCGCTGTCCGGCCCGCATTTGGGCACTCTGTACAACAACAGCACACTGGTCAGCACAG gTCTGTGGTTAATGCAAAAGCTGAAGAAATCAGGATCCTTGCTGCAGCTCACCTTCAGAGACCATATGGATCCACGGAAAACATTCCTTTATCTCCTGAGTCAGAAACCGG GGCTCCAGTTTTTCAAGAATGTGGTGCTGGTGGCGTCTCCGCAGGACCGTTATGTTCCTTTCCACTCTGCCCGAATAGAGATGTGCAAAACTGCTCTCAGAGATAAAACCACAG GCCCCGTCTACACGGAGATGATCAACAACCTTCTGCAGCCTCTCGTGGAGGCCAAAGATTGCCGGTTAATCCGCCAGAACGTTTTCCACGCTCTGCCCAACACGGCCAACACGCTGATTGGCCGAGCCGCCCACATCGCCGTTTTGGACTCTGAACTTTTCCTGGAGAAGTTCTTCTTGGTGGCGGGACTGGACTACTTCAAATAA